A single genomic interval of Lewinellaceae bacterium harbors:
- a CDS encoding PQQ-binding-like beta-propeller repeat protein, translating into MRVTLFFVTLSFLACRTDKSSPDWGGYLGGNDRDHYSSLDQINQSNVTRLKVAWSFSSGDLDTSRNTQIQCNPLILDGVLYGSTPALNFFALDAASGKELWKIAPLEDLSGLNGLGVNRGLAYWDGIEGRRLLVTVGPYLLCIDALTGKLIEDFGTHGRVDLREGMGRDPESFFLTANSPGVVFEDLFIIGSRVDESYGAGPGHIRAYDVHTGQQRWIFHTIPQPGEEGYDTWPPEAYTYEGGANSWAGMALDATRGLLFVPTGSATADFYGGNRLGANLFANCLIALDAHNGKRIWHFQTVHHDIWDRDLPSTPNLVTVERDGKQVDAVAQITKTGFVFLFNREDGTPLFPIVEQPVSASDIPGESAWPTQPIPTAPPPFVRQNFTPDVVTTISDTSRENALQMLATVRTGGPFVPPSFQGTVIFPGFDGGGEWGGAGWDQESGTLYVNANEMPWILKLFEVTEKTNGLLRDRGFNTYKNYCAGCHGLERQGSSFMGGIPDLTQLPSRRKADEARHILQSGQGQMPNFRWLGDQEIDALVAFLYNLDTPDTGKPSNDAPSKEDRRYQHTGYNKFVGADGYPAVRPPWGTLSAIDLNQGTIRWQVPLGIHQELIDRGLPPTGTENYGGPVVTAGGLLFIAATADEKIRAFDKATGAELWSFDLPAAGYATPATYAVNGKQYVVIACGGGKLGTKSGDTWVAFALP; encoded by the coding sequence ATGCGGGTTACGCTTTTTTTTGTCACACTATCTTTCCTGGCTTGTCGTACGGATAAATCCAGTCCGGATTGGGGAGGTTATCTGGGAGGTAACGATCGTGATCATTACAGTTCCCTCGATCAGATCAACCAGTCAAATGTAACCCGGTTAAAGGTTGCCTGGAGCTTTTCATCCGGTGACCTGGATACCTCCCGCAATACCCAGATTCAGTGTAATCCGCTGATCCTTGATGGTGTCCTTTATGGCAGCACCCCCGCACTGAACTTTTTTGCCCTGGATGCGGCCAGTGGCAAAGAGCTTTGGAAGATAGCCCCATTGGAAGACCTGTCCGGGCTGAATGGCCTGGGTGTAAACCGGGGGCTGGCATATTGGGATGGCATAGAAGGCCGGCGGTTGCTGGTGACTGTTGGCCCTTACCTGCTTTGCATAGATGCCCTTACCGGAAAACTGATCGAGGACTTTGGCACCCACGGACGCGTCGATCTGCGCGAAGGCATGGGCCGGGATCCGGAATCTTTCTTTTTGACAGCCAATTCCCCCGGGGTCGTTTTTGAAGACTTATTTATCATTGGTAGCCGGGTAGATGAAAGTTACGGAGCAGGTCCCGGTCATATTCGCGCTTACGATGTGCATACGGGACAACAACGCTGGATCTTCCATACTATTCCGCAACCGGGAGAAGAAGGTTATGACACCTGGCCACCGGAAGCCTATACGTATGAAGGAGGAGCCAACTCATGGGCAGGAATGGCCCTGGATGCTACACGGGGATTGCTTTTCGTCCCCACCGGTTCCGCCACGGCTGACTTTTATGGTGGTAACCGGCTGGGAGCTAACTTATTTGCCAACTGCCTGATCGCCCTGGACGCACACAATGGGAAAAGGATCTGGCATTTTCAGACGGTCCATCACGACATCTGGGATCGAGATCTTCCTTCAACACCTAACCTGGTCACCGTAGAGCGGGATGGTAAGCAGGTTGATGCCGTCGCTCAAATCACCAAAACCGGATTTGTATTCCTCTTCAACCGGGAAGATGGCACGCCGCTATTTCCTATCGTTGAACAGCCTGTGTCTGCCAGTGATATACCTGGTGAATCAGCCTGGCCAACCCAACCCATCCCTACTGCTCCCCCACCCTTTGTCCGGCAGAATTTTACTCCGGACGTAGTAACCACCATCAGTGATACGTCCCGTGAAAATGCTTTGCAGATGTTGGCTACCGTACGTACCGGGGGGCCTTTTGTTCCGCCCAGTTTCCAGGGAACAGTCATCTTCCCCGGATTTGATGGCGGAGGAGAATGGGGAGGTGCCGGATGGGATCAGGAGTCAGGCACCCTTTATGTCAACGCCAATGAAATGCCCTGGATCCTGAAACTCTTTGAAGTCACAGAAAAAACCAACGGCCTGCTCCGGGACAGGGGCTTCAATACGTATAAGAATTACTGTGCTGGATGCCATGGCCTGGAGCGGCAAGGGAGTTCCTTTATGGGCGGCATACCGGATTTGACCCAGCTTCCTTCCCGCCGGAAGGCTGATGAAGCGCGGCACATCTTACAATCCGGACAGGGGCAAATGCCTAACTTCCGGTGGCTGGGAGACCAGGAAATCGATGCTTTGGTCGCCTTTTTGTACAACCTGGATACACCTGACACCGGCAAACCATCAAACGATGCACCGTCCAAAGAAGACCGCCGTTACCAGCATACCGGTTACAATAAATTTGTCGGAGCAGATGGCTATCCGGCAGTGCGCCCTCCCTGGGGAACTCTGAGCGCCATTGATCTGAACCAGGGAACCATCCGGTGGCAGGTGCCTCTGGGCATCCATCAGGAACTGATCGACCGGGGCTTACCACCTACCGGTACGGAAAATTACGGCGGCCCTGTCGTGACCGCCGGAGGCCTGCTTTTCATCGCAGCCACCGCTGATGAAAAAATTCGTGCTTTTGATAAAGCGACAGGAGCCGAACTTTGGTCTTTTGACCTGCCGGCAGCCGGCTACGCTACACCAGCGACCTATGCCGTGAATGGCAAGCAATATGTGGTCATCGCCTGCGGAGGAGGAAAACTGGGTACGAAATCCGGTGACACCTGGGTGGCCTTTGCCTTACCGTAA